CCTGCTCAACGACGTTGTCCCGTTTTGGTTCCCCCGCGCCGTTGATACCCGGCATGGAGGCCTTCTGCATTGCTTCGATGCGGACGGCTCCATCGTCGATACCGACAAATCCGTCTGGGCCCAGGGCCGTATGGCCTGGATGCTGCTGACCATGTATCAGAGCATCGAGAAACGTCCGGAATGGCTTGCATGGGCGGAAAGCGCCCTCACTTTCCTGGAGCGCTACTGCGTCGACCCGTCCGATGGCCGCATGTACTTCCATGTAGCCCAGGACGGCACCCCGATTCGCAAGCGCCGTTATGCCTACAGCGAATCGTTTGCCGCTATTTCCTTCGCCGCCCATGCGGCCGCTACGGGGAACGGCGACTCAGCCGTCAAGGCACGCCATTGGTTCGATATCTTCACCCGGATCCACTTCGAACCCGGAGCCATGGAACCGAAGTTCACGGGTAACCGCCCGGCAACCGATCTGGGCTCCCGGATGATCACCCTCGTCACCGCCCAGGAAATGCGCCGGTTTCTGGGCAAAGACCCCTTATTCACTCAATGGATCGACCGTTGCATCAACGACCTGGTCACCCTGTTCATGAAGCCCGACATCAAGGCAGTCATGGAAGTCGTAGCTCCGGACGGCAGCATCATTGATCATTTCAATGAACGTACGCTGAATCCCGGCCATACGATCGAAGGCGGATGGTTCGTCCTGGAAGAAGCCCGGCAACGCGGCAACGACCCAGCCCTGATCAAAATCGGCTGCGACATGATCGACTGGGCCTTCGCACGCGGATGGGACCGGGAACAAGGCGGACTGCTCTACTATTGCGACGTTTACAACAAACCCGTCCAGGAATACTGGCACAACATGAAATTCTGGTGGCCTCACGACGAAGCCCTCATCGGTTCCATGCTTGCCTATGTCCTGACGGGAGAATCCCGCTACGCCACCATGCACAACATGGTGCACGAGTGGTCCTTCAACCACTTCCAGGACAAAGAAAACGGAGAATGGTTCGGCTATCTCAACCGCGACGGTTCCCCTTCCAATACACTCAAGGGCAGCCTGTGGAAATCCTTCTTCCACCACCCGCGCGCCCTATGGACTTGCGCCAAGTATTGCGGGGTCATCAACGACTGATGCCGTAAGTTAAAAACACATTTGGATCCAACGGTTCGCACCACATTTGATGCGAACCGTTTTTTCGCTTTCCAAACCCGAATTTTCGTTTCATTATCTGCCCGCCTCCTTATGAAGAAATTGATTCTAGCATTCGCAGCGCTCGTCGCCCTCTCCGTCATGCCCGCCATGGCTCAGCAGAAGGGTGCGCCAAGCTACATCGCAGTTGAATCCAACTCCGGCAAAATACTGTTCAGCAGCAACGCAGAGAAGGAACGCCCCATCTCCAGCCTCGCCCAGGTTGCCACTGCTCTTGTCGCCCTGGACTGGGTGGAACGTACCAAGGTCGAACTCAACCGTATCATCACGGTTCCTCAGGAAGCCTATGCCATCACGATGGGCAACCCCATGAACCTCCGGCCCGGTGACCGTATCACCCTTCGCGACGCTCTTTACTCAACCCTGCTGGGAGCCGATAACGTTTCTTCGCTGACCATCGCCAATTTCGTCGGCAGAGACCTGTCTGCCCGCCGTGGCGGAGGCTCTCCGATCAGCCTGTTCGTCCGTGAAATGAACAATCTCGCAGCGGCCATCGGCATGAAGAAAACGCATTTCGTTGCCCCTCATGGTCTGGAATCTCCCGATTCGGCCTCCACCTCCTGCGCCGTTGACCTGGCTCTTCTAGGCATGTACGCCACCCAACGGCCAGCCTTCTGCTTCATCGTCAAGCAACCCAGCCGCCGCATCGGAGTAGAAACCCTCTCCAGCGGAACGCAACTTTACGACGTTACCAACACCAACGCCCTCCTTGCACAACCGGGAGTCGACGGAATCAAAACAGCCAAATCAAGGATCTCCGGCCCTTGCATTCTTCTGAGTGCCACGCGCAATGCCTACGTCAGGCAAAACCCGCAAACAGGCAAAGACATGATCTACCCTCAGCGTCTGGTCATCGTCGTACTTGGCACGGAAGACCGTTACAAGCTTTCCAAGAGTCTTATCACTCATAGCTGGAAATCGTGGGAACGATGGATCAACTCGGGGGCTCCCGCGCTTGATCACAAGGAATTCCTCCAACTTCCCACTGCTCAACAACCAACCAAATAATAGCAAATGCCGGGATAAACTCCCGGCAATTTCATTCAACTCACTACTTCAAAAAATTATGAATATCGGTATCCTGAACAGTGGAGGAGATTGCCCCGGACTTAATGCGGTTATCGAAGGAGCCGTCGGCGCCGCTTCCAGAAAAGGCTGGACCGTCTATGGTTTTTACGACGGCTTCGAAGGTCTCCTCTCCGAGCCGGACAAACCCCGCTACGAAATTCTCACTCCCGAAAGCTGCCGCAACATCCGCTCCATGGGCGGCACCATCCTCGGCACTGTCAACAAGGGCAACTTCGCGATCAAAGTAGGCATCGGCCAAAAAGGTGAAATTGAACCCTCGGTTCTCGCCAAGACCAAAGCCACGGTAGAACGTCTCAACATCGAAGCCCTGATCGTTGTCGGCGGAGACGGTTCACAATCCACAGCCCTCCTCCTTTCCGAAATCGGTCTGCCTGTCGTCGGAGTTCCCAAAACCATCGACAATGACCTGGGAGCCACCGACGTCACCTTTGGCTTCAACAGCGCCGTAGAAGTCGTCACCGAAGCCATTGATCGCCTCCGTACTACCGCCTGCGCCCACCAGCGCATGATGGTTGTTGAAGTCATGGGGCGCCATGCCGGATGGATCGCCCTCCATGGTGGCATTGCAGGTAGTGCGGACGTCATCCTCCTCCCCGAAATCCCCTTCGATCTCGGAACCGTCGTCGCATCCATCAACGAACGCAAAGCGAAAGGACAGCGTGAAATCATCGTCGTCGTCTCCGAAGGCGCCATGCTCGCCAACGAATTAATTCTCATCGACGCTGCCACTCAAGGTGAAGTCCGCCTAGGAGGTATCGGCAATGTCATCGCCGAAAAGCTCGAAGAAGCCACCGGTATCGAAACGCGAGCCTGCGTCCTCGGCCATACTCAGCGCGGCGGATCCCCCTGCGCCTTCGACCGCGTCATCGGAACCCGCTTCGGAGCTCATGCCATCCAACTCGTCTCCGCCGGGCAATTCAGCCACATGGTTGCTCTGCACGGTACGGAAATGGTTGCAGTTCCGATCGAAGAAGCAGTCAAAACGCTCAAACTGGTCGATCCCGGCTGCCAACTCGTCCAGACCGGTCGCGACTTGGGCGTCTGCTTTGGCGATCAATAAACCGAGGAACTCTCCTCGACTTTCATACAAGGGCTGTCTCAGTCGGATTTTTCAATCCTTCGTGAAACAGCCCCCGAGCTGCATGCTATCTCTCGCTCCGTAGGAGAAAGGGGGTCATTGAAGTTTGATGACGGTGTCTATGCTGTCCCAGGCTACGCCTGCGGGCAGGGTGATTTTGTATTGGTCATCTACTTTTTCAAGTTTGGCAGCCTGCCCGTTTCCTTTGCCGTTCACGATGATGGTTGCCTTCGTGAATTTCTCTCCGATGTCTTTGATGAAGAGCGGCTCGTTTCCTTTAAGCTCTTTTCCTTTTTGAGCGATCAGCGGACTGATATGCAGATAAACGATTTTTTTGCCGCTGTTGGTTGTTTTGTAGCAGCTGCCGCCCCAGGGTTCGTCTTTGTAGGGGCCTCCGCGGGTATTGTAGATAGCCTCCCGGTAGGGGGCGATCCATTTACCCATGGCCAAGAAGGTTTCTGCCTGTTTCGGATCCAGAGTACCCAGCGGGGTGGGCCCGATGTTGTAAAGCAGGTTGCCGTCCTTGACGGTGTTGTTGATCAGGAATTTGATGGAGGTTTCAACGGGTTTGACCTTGGCCTTGGAGGTATAGGACCAGTTGCCTGTCCAGCGTGTACCGGGAATGTCAGCCACGGTCATGCAGCTTTCCCAGGGCGTTTTATCATTGAACGGCCCCAGCTTGCATTCCGGCGTCAGGAAGTCGCCTTTCAGGTCGTCGGCCAGCGGCCCCTTGTTGCCTCCCCTCGTGCCGTTCATGCGGTTGTTGACTAGAATGTCCGGCTGGTACTGCTTGATGCGGCGCATCATGGTACGCGGATCCCACTGGTTCAGGGAGCTATTGCCCAGGCTGTCGAACCAGAGCACGTCTACCTGGCCGTAGCGGGTGAGCAGTTCACTGAGCTGGCCGAAGTAGTATTCCAGATAGCGGTAGTGCTGGTTGGTCAGGTAGTAGGGATTGTACCAGTCCCGGCCGGAATAATAGAAGCCCAGCCTGAGCCCTGCCGCATGGGCCGCTGCCGCGAACTGCCCCACGATGTCTTTGCCGTAGGGAGTGTTGGCGATGGTGAATGTGTCGTAGTCGGAGGGGAAGTTGGAGAAGCTGTCGTGGTGCTTGGTGGTCAGAACAGCGTATTTCATGCCGCTTTTTTTGGCCACGGACATCCACTTCCTGGGATCGTATTGCTTGGGGTTGAAGCGGCGATGGGCTGAGTCATATTCAAAGTCTATGACGTTTTGGTGGCCGCTCGCACTGTCCTTGGGGCGCGCCGCATTGCGTTCCCAGCTGATTTCCCGTTCCAGCAGGGAAGAGGGGTTCCAGTGCACGAACAGGCCGAATTTGGCGTCGCGGAACCATTTCAACTGCTTGTCATTGGCCTTGAAGTCAAAGAGTCTGTTGATGGCTTCATTGATCAGGTCGCGGTCCCGGACGGGGGAGAAAACATCTTTTTCAGGAGAAAGAACCACCAGGCCTTCCGCCATGGGCTGCATGCGGAAGTTTGGTACGGGGGCCTTTTCCTTGTCTCCCTGCCAGAGGTGGAGTTTCAGGGCCTTGGCCACGTTGCCTATTTCATAGGCCTTCTGGCCGCCTGCTTCCTCCATGATTTCGTCCGGCAGCTCTTTGTTGAAAACGGCTTGCACAAAAGGATGGTTTACGTAGATATTCCCGTTTTCCCGGAAAGGCCTGACATCTTCAGGCAGCGCTATCCGTTTGTTTCCGACCATCGCGTAAGGCGCGCCGTGGAGTTTATCTGTATCGACGGTGAAGTAAACGGCGTCC
This is a stretch of genomic DNA from Akkermansia sp. N21116. It encodes these proteins:
- a CDS encoding AGE family epimerase/isomerase: MSDSLDLKELGEFYKDRLLNDVVPFWFPRAVDTRHGGLLHCFDADGSIVDTDKSVWAQGRMAWMLLTMYQSIEKRPEWLAWAESALTFLERYCVDPSDGRMYFHVAQDGTPIRKRRYAYSESFAAISFAAHAAATGNGDSAVKARHWFDIFTRIHFEPGAMEPKFTGNRPATDLGSRMITLVTAQEMRRFLGKDPLFTQWIDRCINDLVTLFMKPDIKAVMEVVAPDGSIIDHFNERTLNPGHTIEGGWFVLEEARQRGNDPALIKIGCDMIDWAFARGWDREQGGLLYYCDVYNKPVQEYWHNMKFWWPHDEALIGSMLAYVLTGESRYATMHNMVHEWSFNHFQDKENGEWFGYLNRDGSPSNTLKGSLWKSFFHHPRALWTCAKYCGVIND
- a CDS encoding serine hydrolase; amino-acid sequence: MKKLILAFAALVALSVMPAMAQQKGAPSYIAVESNSGKILFSSNAEKERPISSLAQVATALVALDWVERTKVELNRIITVPQEAYAITMGNPMNLRPGDRITLRDALYSTLLGADNVSSLTIANFVGRDLSARRGGGSPISLFVREMNNLAAAIGMKKTHFVAPHGLESPDSASTSCAVDLALLGMYATQRPAFCFIVKQPSRRIGVETLSSGTQLYDVTNTNALLAQPGVDGIKTAKSRISGPCILLSATRNAYVRQNPQTGKDMIYPQRLVIVVLGTEDRYKLSKSLITHSWKSWERWINSGAPALDHKEFLQLPTAQQPTK
- a CDS encoding ATP-dependent 6-phosphofructokinase; this encodes MNIGILNSGGDCPGLNAVIEGAVGAASRKGWTVYGFYDGFEGLLSEPDKPRYEILTPESCRNIRSMGGTILGTVNKGNFAIKVGIGQKGEIEPSVLAKTKATVERLNIEALIVVGGDGSQSTALLLSEIGLPVVGVPKTIDNDLGATDVTFGFNSAVEVVTEAIDRLRTTACAHQRMMVVEVMGRHAGWIALHGGIAGSADVILLPEIPFDLGTVVASINERKAKGQREIIVVVSEGAMLANELILIDAATQGEVRLGGIGNVIAEKLEEATGIETRACVLGHTQRGGSPCAFDRVIGTRFGAHAIQLVSAGQFSHMVALHGTEMVAVPIEEAVKTLKLVDPGCQLVQTGRDLGVCFGDQ
- a CDS encoding alpha-L-fucosidase; translation: MFKLRHHAFYLLTALGGTLLMPAWGGPVAPWLRAYIDGEEVVGTTLESRYSTPDDEATKPVIQWEKADSRNGKPVPVQQGKDAESYTLTDKDAGKYFRIIVGKGTKDAIASQWIGPVITEEQAESINNRFDPGKSYQENVDALQKELSEKLKDAVYFTVDTDKLHGAPYAMVGNKRIALPEDVRPFRENGNIYVNHPFVQAVFNKELPDEIMEEAGGQKAYEIGNVAKALKLHLWQGDKEKAPVPNFRMQPMAEGLVVLSPEKDVFSPVRDRDLINEAINRLFDFKANDKQLKWFRDAKFGLFVHWNPSSLLEREISWERNAARPKDSASGHQNVIDFEYDSAHRRFNPKQYDPRKWMSVAKKSGMKYAVLTTKHHDSFSNFPSDYDTFTIANTPYGKDIVGQFAAAAHAAGLRLGFYYSGRDWYNPYYLTNQHYRYLEYYFGQLSELLTRYGQVDVLWFDSLGNSSLNQWDPRTMMRRIKQYQPDILVNNRMNGTRGGNKGPLADDLKGDFLTPECKLGPFNDKTPWESCMTVADIPGTRWTGNWSYTSKAKVKPVETSIKFLINNTVKDGNLLYNIGPTPLGTLDPKQAETFLAMGKWIAPYREAIYNTRGGPYKDEPWGGSCYKTTNSGKKIVYLHISPLIAQKGKELKGNEPLFIKDIGEKFTKATIIVNGKGNGQAAKLEKVDDQYKITLPAGVAWDSIDTVIKLQ